AGCATAAAAGAGCAAACTAAGATGAAGAAGAATGGAAACCCAAACGCGAAAATCGGTAAAATCTGTCAACGGAAGTTGGTTATACCCGTAATGATATACTAGAGTTACAGGCAATACCATCAATTGCACGTATTTACCCATGATTAAAGCAATAGTTGACACTTTTTGGCTATTTCCGGTAGCACCAACCAATACATTGTTCAAAGGTTCAACCAACCTGTTTGGTTGTGGTGGAGGCGGAGGAAGTGTTGTCACTTGTTCCTCTTTCAATAATTCTTTTTCCTCTTGATTATCAGAATTGGTTTGCACTAACATGGAGTACAGTACAACTGCTAAAAACAAAACAACCGTTAAAGGAAGTAATTTTTTAAAAGTAGTTTTGGCTTTTTTAACTGACCATATCAGATAACCGGTCAACAGTAATAATATATTGAATAAGGCTAAAACTTTAAACTGCAAACTTAAGGACAGTGCCAGGATAGCCAGAATTAAAATGGATACTGTGGTAAAAACAAGTCTGTTTGTTTTCCATTGAAAACTTACCCAAACCATTGGTTTTGGTTGTATATAAATGGCAATAACGGGGCAATAAACAATAACAATATGCCATTTTCTTTACATAGAAAAGAAAGGGTAAAAGCAAATAATGCTCCTGCGATATATCGCCAATGAAAGGTAGAAACTGCTTTTACAATACAGATTAACATACACAATCCAAAAAACAGCATCAGCAGTTCATCACGGCTTTTAATATTGGCAACGGACTCAGAATGAACAGGCATTACAGTATATAGTAAGACCGTATAAAAAGAAAGCCAAGGGAATTTGGCTCCAAAAAGCAAATGCAACAAAAAAAACAGCGCAACACAAACACAAGCATAGATAAGTACATTGAAAAAATGGGCAACATGCGGATTGTTCCCAAATACAGCAACCTCTAAAGCAAAAGACGATTGTACAACCGGACGATAAATTTGACGTTCGGGCAGATAAACTTTCTGTGTAAAAATCTCAGGCAATGCCTTCCAACCTTTTTGAGTATGTTGGTTGTTGACAATGACAGCATAGTCATCCCATGCATAATTATGGCCTATTGTGTTGGAGAACAGTAAAAAAGCAACACAAAAAATCAGGGCTGCCTTTCCCGAAATTTCGCCAAAAAAATCTTTGAAAAAGTGGAATGTATTTGGCATTTATCTGTATAATTCGCGTTCCGGAAACATGCAGTTCAATTAATAAATTGTTTACAGCTTTGGTTTATAACAGGCAGCAAGATAGGCAGATTAACATTAGTGCGGACTTTTGAACCATAAATTTTCCTGCTCAAACAATTGGTTTTTCTTACTTAATGTTTTGATTTGTTTAAACCGTCAGCTTGTTTTATTGGAAAAATAAATTTACCTCCCTTTCAAAGCTGCTGATTAAGTTTGTTTTCTTCTGTATGTGGTAAATTAGCTATCAAAACTCTACATTTACACCAATTTTTATTTAGTTCGTTTTCATGCACTCAAAATAAACCAAAAACATGCAGTGTTCAGTTTTTGATTTGGTTTTAGGTCAATTTTCGGGAACTGTTTTGGTTTACTAAGTCACTAAACTCCGTTTTATCATGAGATTTTATAGCTTTTGCTTGTTTTTGTTATTGATGTTTTTAGCGAGTTTTCTTGTTTTTCAAAACGGATGTAAAAAATCAGGCAAAGAAAAAGAGAAAGTAAATTTGGAAGAAGTAAAGGCTGCTATTCAAAAGGAAGCAGATACTGTCAATTTTGTATTAAAAACAGCCGAAAGCTATTTAATACAAATGGAATACACAAAGGCAAAGGAGCATTTCAGAGAAGTGAAACGCATTGCTGCTTCAGAAGTACTGAAGCAATATGCAGATGAAAAACTCGCAGAAATTGATGAAAAAATTAAAGCCCTTCCGAATATAGAACCTGAGCCGAAACCGGAGCCTCCGACAGTTGAATGGTGGAACGGTCTCGATAAAGAATGGCAGGACATTTTAAACCCTGATTCGGACTATATTGAAGGTGAAGGAGATTATATCACAGGAGAAGCCGATCAAAAGCAAGTTACTTATTTGTTTGAAAACAGGTTGATGATTACAATGCCACAAAAAGACATTGCCGACATTGAACCGCTTCGTCCTTTGAAAAAAATGCAGGTGTTAATTCTTACGGGTACAAAAGTCTCTTCTCTTGAACCCCTGTCAGAACATACCAAAATGCTCTCGCTTAGATTTGAAAATACTCCGGTAGAATCTTTGGAACCTGTTGCAAAAATGACCAAGTTGCAGGATTTGCGTTGTTCATTTACCCCAATTTCATCTTTAGAACCGGTTAAAGAGTTGATATCGTTAAGATATTTAGATGCCTCATCCACTAAAATTAATGATATCGGGCCTATTTATGGATTACATTTATTAATCCACTTAGATATATCCCATACTAAAGTATCTTCCTTAGAACCCATACGAAATATAGGCGCATTGGAAACCCTTTCGTGTATTAACACACCGGTCAGTGATTTGCAGTATTTAACCAAATTAGGATTGTTGCGCATTCTTAACATCAGCGGCACAAAAGTAACCTCTTTAGAACCGCTCGCCAATTTGAAAAATCTGGAAAAACTGTATTGCAAAAACACCTCAATCACTCCTTCAGAAATTGAAAGATTTCAATCGCTCCATCCAACTTGTGAGGTGATTTATTGAAAGCAGTAAAAAAAGTAACCTGATTTTCTTATGAACAAAAGCAGGAATTACTGAGTTTAATTTCCATTTATGTCTAATTTTAGAAGCCTGATACCACATACAAACGCTATCTTATGAGTCAGTCCGAAAGCACAAAGAATCAAAACAAAAGCGGAAATGTTTTAGACTGGCAATTATTTAAGCGCGTTGTTGCTTTGGCAAAACCCTTTAAAGTACAATTTATAATTGCTACTTTTTTGGCTTTGTTGTTGGCAGGACTTAGCCCCTTACGTCCTTATCTGGTTCAGTTGACTGTTGACAATTATATCCTGGTTGGAGATGGAAAGGGTTTAAGCCGGATGACCATGTTGCTGGTATTTATGTTAGCACTCGAAAGTGTGTGCCGGTATCAGTTTGGTTATTTAACGTCCTGGTTAGGTCAGTCGGTCATTAAAAATCTTCGGGTCAGTGTATTTACCCATATCCTTAATTTCAGACTGCGTTATTTTGATACGACTCCTATCGGAACTTCCACGACAAGGGCAATCAACGATGTAGAAGCGGTAAATGATGTTTTTTCTGAAGGTATGATAACCATCATTGCCGATTTGTTTACCATTATTATGGTGCTTTCAATTATGTTTTATACTGATTGGAGGTTGACTTTTGTTTGTATGACCACCTTTCCGCTGTTAGTTTATGCCACTTATCTGTTTAAAGAAGGAATTAAAAAAACTTTTCAGGAGGTCAGAACACAAGTAGCGAGAATGAATGCCTTTTTACAGGAGCATATTTCAGGTATGGGTGTTGTTCAGATTTTTGCAGCCGAGCAACAGGAAATGGACAAGTTCAAAGAAATAAATCAACGGCAAACAGATGCTAACATCCATTCAATCTGGTATTATTCTGTTTTTTTTCCTGCAGTTGAAATCATCATAGCCACCGCATTGGGATTATTGGTCTGGTATGGCGCACATTCTGTCATCAGTAATTATACAACTTTAGGGGTTTTGATAGCTTTTATTTTATACCTGAATATGTTGTTTTACCCAATGCGGATGTTGGCCGATAAGTTTAATACCCTGCAAATGGGGATGGTTGCATCCGAACGGGTTTTTTCGGTTCTTGACCGCGATGAAAAGATTGCAGATACCGGTAAACTTACCGCAAGTTTCGAAGGAAACATCGGGTTCAGTCATGTATGGTTTTCATACAACGACAAAGATTGGGTACTCAGAGATGTAAATTTTGAAGTTCAAAAAGGGCAAACGCTCGCCATTGTTGGAGCTACAGGGGCCGGTAAATCATCTATCATTAATATTCTGAACCGTTTTTATGATATACAACAAGGAACAATTACCATTGATGGTACAGATATTAAGGATTATACTTTAGATTCTCTTCGAAGTAATATTGGTTTGGTTTTACAGGATGTATTCCTGTTTTCAGGTTCTGTTTTAGAAAATATTACTTTGAGAAATCCCGACATCAACCGCGAACAGGTCATTCATGCTGCTAAAATGATGGGAGCCGATGAATTTATAGAAAAGCTTCCGGGTGGTTATGATTATCAGGTTATGGAACGGGGGGCAACCCTTTCTATGGGTCAACGTCAAATGATTTCCTTTATCAGGGCTTTGGTTTTCAATCCGAGAATTCTCATTTTAGATGAAGCAACTTCATCTATTGATACCGAAACCGAACAGATGGTGCAGTATGCGATGGATAAATTGGTGCAAAACAGAACTGCCATCATCATTGCCCACCGTCTGTCAACCATCCAACATGCCCACCAAATTATTGTTTTGGACAAAGGTAAAATCGTTGAAATGGGGAATCATGAATCTTTGTTAGAACTCAACGGGCAATACCGCAAATTGCACGACACCCAATTTGGCGCTTTAATTGAACAAGCCTGACAATCAGATTTTTTTAGGTGGGGAACTTGTCTAAGACCAAGATCGGCTTCTGTCTTTTATACAATGTGCGGGTAAACATTTTCCATCTTTGTTTGTTGAAGAAAAATTAACTGAACCTCAACAAAGAGTCCTGTAAATGGCACTATATTCAATTAAAGACATTGAGAATTTATCGGGTATCAAAGCGCATACACTTAGGATTTGGGAACAGCGCTACAATCTTTTTAAACCTTACAGGACAGATACTAATATTCGTTTTTATACCGACAACGAGTTAAAACTCATTTTAAACGTTGTGCTGCTCAGCAAAATGGGGTATCGGATAGGAAAGATTGCCAGGATGAGTTCGGATGATATTAAGAAAAGCATAACCCATCTGAGTAAGTCTGAGTTAAAGTACGATACGCTGATCAATGAACTTACAGAAGCGATGATTGATGTGGACGAGGACAGATTTGAAAATATTATTTCTGCCTCTATTTCTCAACTTGGTTTGTTCAAAACAATGCTGAGGGTTGTTTATCCATTTTTAGAAAAAATCGGTATGATGTGGCTGACAAGCATTATCACTCCGGCACAGGAACATTTTATTACCAACCTGATTCGTCAAAAAATCATTGTGGCCATTGACGGGCAAGTTACAAAAGCAGACAAAGATTCAAAACATTATCTGTTGTTTTTGCCGGAAGGAGAATTGCATGAAATCAGTTTGCTTTTTTTATACTACCTCCTAAAATGCAAAAACCACAAAATCACTTACCTCGGCATGAGTGTGCCTTTGGCTGATGTTGTGGAGGTGTTCAAGCTGAAACAACCCGATGGTATTTACACGATTTTCACTTCATTGCCAACTGATGATGAGCTTGGGGCTTATTTGGGAAAATTATCCTCTTCTTTTGACAATTCACCTGTTTTTGTTTCCGGTATGAGGTTAGAAGGGTATAAAGAGCTGCCTCCAAAAAATGTCAGGCTACTGCATAAATTAGAGGAAGTGCTGGAATTGTTTCAGATATCTGAATAAGATTAAAAACCTTTATTCCAAAACATTGATGACCGAACCTTCCAAAGCAAGGCAGGTTTCTTTAAATACTTTGCGCGCTTCTTTCAGAAAACGATCCGTTTTTTCGTATCGGGATGAGAAATGCCCTAAATATAACCGCTGTACCTTGGCGGCACTTGCTATTTTTGCGGCATCGGTTGCTGTTGAATGTCCCCGCGCGGCAGCAAATTCCTGCATATCCTCAAGATAAGTGCTTTCATGGTACAATACATCTACTCCCTTTAACAACGGAATTAAGTTTTCATTAAAAGATGTGTCGGAACAATAGGCGTAAGAACGGGGAACCGGAGGGTCCTCGGTTAGCTCCTGATTTGAGATTACTCTGCCTGATGGGGTGATGAAATTATCCCCCTTTTTGATGCCGTCAATCAGGGAAAAGGGGATTTGATATTCCTGAATTTTACCGGCTTTCATTTTACGGTCAACTATTTTTTGTTTTAACAAAAAACCGGTACAGGGTAACCCGTGAATCATAGGCAGCGTGCTGATACTAAGGTGTTTGTTTTCAAAAATTACCCCTGTTTTACCGGCATCAACCGGTTGAAAGATAATCGGATACTCAGGTTTGTAGCCTTTGGATGAAACCATCTGATGCAATTCCAATACTTTCAAGAAATCGGGAGGGGCAAACAAGTAAAGGGGTGATTTCCGGTCGGTTAACATGAAAGTGTCGAGCAGCGGGAGTAGGCCGTGAAAATGATCGCCATGTAAATGAGAGATAAAAATATGGTTGATTTTATGGTATCTGATCCCGTACTTCTGCAACTGCATTTGCGTGCCTTCACCACAATCTATCAAGAACAGGTTTTCGTTTACATTGACCAACTGTGCGGAGGGGTGCCGGTCATACACCGGCATTGCCGAATTAGAACCAAGAATGGTTACGGTAAAAGTCATGGTCAGTTCGATAAGATGATTGGCAAAAATTCAGGTTCTTGTATTCAGATGCCTTCCGATAAAAAAACGGGCAAAAAATGGACTTGGGATAATTACATTACACCGGACCTACCATGTTTTCCGGAACTACCCATTCGTCGAATTGTTCTGAGGTGAGCAATCCGAGTTGCATGGCTACTTCTTTGAGTGTTTTTCCCTCAGCGTGTGCTGTTTTTGCAATTTTTGCTGCATTGTCGTAGCCTATTTTAGTGTTCAGGGCTGTTACGAGCATCAATGAATTTTGAAGGTGTTTTTTTATTGCTGCATAGTTTGGCTGAATTCCTACGGCACAGTGTTTGGAGAAAGAACCGGCAGCATCGCCTAAAAGTCTGGCTGATTGAAGCAGGTTGTAAATCATCATGGGTTTAAAAACATTGAGTTCAAAATGTCCGGAACAGCCACCCACGTTGATCGCAACATCGTTGCCCATTACCTGTGCGCAAACCATGGTCATGGCTTCCGATTGGGTTGGATTTACCTTTCCGGGCATGATGGAAGAACCCGGTTCGTTTTCGGGGATGGTGATTTCGCCGATTCCGCTTCTTGGTCCTGATGCTAAGATGCGGATATCGTTTGCAATTTTCATCAGGCTTACTGCCATTGTTTTTAATGCGCCTGAAGCTGCGACTACTGCATCGTGGGCGGCGAGGGCTTCAAACTTGTTTTCGGCGGTGATGAAGGGATGACCGGTCAATTGTGCTATTTGACCGGCTACTTCTTCGGCATACCCTTTGGGAACGTTGATTCCGGTGCCTACTGCCGAGCCTCCCAATGCGAGCTCAGACAAATGATGGAGGGTATGACGTATTGTCCGAAGGGAATGGTCTAACTGGGATACATACCCGGAAAATTCCTGCCCAAGCGTTAACGGGGTTGCATCCATAAAATGGGTGCGACCTATTTTAACCACTTTCATAAACTCCTCGCTTTTTTGTTTCAACACGTTTCGGAGTTCTTCGATGTTAGGGATGGTGTGTTCTACGATTAAACTGTATGCAGCGATGTGCATGGCAGTCGGGAAGGTATCGTTTGAAGACTGGGATTTATTGACATCGTCGTTTGGGTGGAGGATTTTTTTTTCATCGGTCAAAAGTCCTCCTGACAAGACGTGGGCACGGTTGGCGATTACCTCATTTACATTCATGTTGGTTTGTGTGCCGGAACCGGTTTGCCATACTACCAAAGGGAACTCATCGTCTAATTTACCGGCTGATATTTCGTCGCAAACCGTGGCAATCAGGTTTGCTTTTTCGGCGCTGAACTCATCGCAGATGACGTTTGCAAATGCAGCCGCCTTTTTAAGGATGGCGTAAGCCCGGATTATTTCTACCGGCATCTTTTGACCGCCAATGGTGAAGTTCTGAGATGACCGTTGGGTTTGTGCTCCCCAATATCTGTTTGCGGGCACTAATACAATGCCCATGGTATCTTTTTCGGTTCGGTAAGGTACTGACATGAATTTATTTGTTTTTTTGAAGAATTGCAAAGATAGGGGTTAAGTTCGGAAAGTTGGTGTTTAGATTTGGTTTGACATAGCCGACACCTTTAACAACAGCGCCGATAGATGGACTGTTTAACCCTGTTTCTTTTCTTTTCTGTTTACTTTGGTTAAATTCTGTACCTTGCAGCCCTGAGCTCATCTGATTGCTTAATACATGTTGTCAATTGTTCAAACACATCAACTAACCGGACATACTGCTGCTGTTTTTGCCCTTTCAGCGGCAGAAGAACCTTCCTGTTTTTATAGCGCAGATGGCAACGGCTGGGTGGTGAAATGGGATTTGAGGGAGAAAGATTTAGGAACAGCCGTTGCGCAGGCTCCTTCCAATGTGTTTTCGTTGAAGCTTTTACCCATTCCCCGGCTTTTGGCGGTTGGAACTATGCAGGGAACGCTTTATTTTATTGATTATCACCAGAAAACTTTGTTGGATTCGTCTATACAGACCGGCAAACCCGTGTTTTGTGTGGAGACTAACCAAAGCGTGATGTATTTTGGTTCGGGAACGGGTCAGCTTTTTGAAACAGACATTGCTACGCTTGCCATTTCCCGCCAACTTCAGATTTGCCTAAGCAGTATCCGCAGTATTCATATTCACCCCGTTTTACCTGTTCTGGCTTTAGGTTGCAGTGATAACTTGGTTTATTTAGTCAATCTGGAAACGTTTGAGATTTCCGAAGTGCTATCTTTTCACCAAAGCTCCGTTTTCTCGGTCAGGTTTTCACCCGATGGGCGTTATTTGCTTTGCGGTTCACGGGATGCATATTTGTCGGTTTGGGAGATGAACCCGGGGAAATCCTCCGTTTTATTGCACACCATCCCTGCGCATTTGTTTACCATCAACAGCCTGACTTATCTCCCACCCTTTTCTTTGTTTGCTTCTGCCTCGCGCGACAAAACGATTAAGCTCTGGGATGCCGAAACTTTTGAATTGCTTAAAGTGATTGACCCTTTGAAATCTGACAACCGGAACACTCATAAAAACTCGGTGAACTGTTTGCTGTGGTTGCCCGATGTTCAGGCTTTGGTTTCGGGCGGGGACGACCGGACTTTGTTGGTCTGGCAGATTTCGACCTGATTTGAAGGAAAAAATTCCATAAAAAATGTAGCCTGACTTTTGTTTTTAACCTGCAATGTTGATTACTTTTGTTTTTACCTTAAAAAATTGAAGCAGATGCACTTGTGATGCCCGACTTTTTAATCTTTACTTATATTTTTGCCCCCTCAAATTTTAACCTCAACGCGACATGATACTATCAGACAAAATGATTATGGAGCATATCCGGAAAGGCTCTATAGTTATTGAACCTTTCAGACACGAATGTTTAGGGACGAACTCTTATGATGTGCATCTGAGCCGGTATCTTGCGGTCTATAAAAACCGCGTGCTGGATGCGAGGAAACACAATGAAATTGAGGAGATGATTATTCCTCCCGAAGGTTTGATTTTGCAACCGGGCACGTTGTATCTGGGCGTTACCGAAGAATATACCGAAACGCATGAGCATGTTCCGTTTCTGGAAGGCAAATCGAGCATCGGGAGGTTGGGAATTGATATTCATGCCACTGCGGGCAAGGGGGATGTGGGCTTCTGCAATACGTGGACGCTGGAAATATCGTGTGTTCAACCGGTAAAGGTGTATGCCGGGATGCCGGTCGGGCAGTTGATTTATTTTACCATTGAAGGGGAAATCAACAACCTTTATCACAAAAAGATGAACGCCAAATATACGAAACGGACGCTTAAACCTGTGGAAAGTATGATGTGGAAAAACACGTTTTAATTGGCAATTAGCAATTGGCAATTGGCAATTGGCAATTGGCAATTGACAATTGACAATTTGTGCCTTTTTTTAATGTTGGTTTTATAAAAAGGAAAAGAAGCCCAAAAAAACCATTATCCATTCTCCATTCTCCATTATCCATTATCCATTATCCATTATCCATTATCCATTATCCATTATCCATTATCCATTATCCATTCACACTTAAAAACCTAATCCCTGTTGTGCAGGTGAAGGCGTATCATTGAGGAGATAACATTGATTGCTACATCGTTATTTCCGCCCTGCGGCACGATAATGTCTGCAAAACGTTTGGTAGGCTCTATAAACTGCTGGTGCATGGGCTTTACCGTTTTCTCATACCGGTCTAACACCTGTTTGATGCTTCGCCCCCGTTCCAAAATATCGCGGCTGATACACCGGATGAGCCTGTCGTCTGCATCGGCATCTACATAGACCTTGATGTCCATGCAATTTCGCAGGTTTTCATCGGTCATGATTAAAATTCCCTCTACAATTAACACATCGTTGGGCTGGATGAGGAGGGTTTCGTGCTGCCGCGTGCAGGTAAGGTAGGAATAGAAGGGCATGTGGATGGGTTGCCCGCTTTTCAGGAGGGTTACATGCTCGACCAATAGTTCAAATTCGATGGAAGCGGGATGGTCGAAGTTGAGCAGGTGTCTTTCTGCCAAAGGCAAATGGCTGTTGTCGCGGTAATAATTGTCTTGCGGCAGGACAATGACGCGGTTTTCGGGCAACAAGTCCACTATTTTTCTGACAACGGTTGTTTTTCCCGAACCGGTACCTCCGGCAATTCCTACTACGAGCATATTGAGTTGATGCGGGTTGCGGATTGATGATGTTTGCGCAAATTAACAACTAATTTATGAAACGGCTGAACTGAAATGGGGTAAATCTCTGACGTTGAAATAATTTGCTACTTTTGGGGAGCAATTATTTTACCAAACTCCTTAATTTTCGGGTTATGAAAAGATTACTCCTTTACCTGTTGCTGCTTCAGATTTTGATTTTACCTGCCGTTCGACCTGCCTTTGCCCAAAATGACGTGCCTGCCCCTACCCTTGCCTTTACCATTCCCCATGACCCGTCTTTCGGATTTTACCCCATCGTTACGGGCAGCTTTGGGTTAAAACCAAACCTCAGTTTTACCTTTTATGGCATCTTCT
This is a stretch of genomic DNA from Sphingobacteriales bacterium. It encodes these proteins:
- a CDS encoding glycosyltransferase family 39 protein, producing MPNTFHFFKDFFGEISGKAALIFCVAFLLFSNTIGHNYAWDDYAVIVNNQHTQKGWKALPEIFTQKVYLPERQIYRPVVQSSFALEVAVFGNNPHVAHFFNVLIYACVCVALFFLLHLLFGAKFPWLSFYTVLLYTVMPVHSESVANIKSRDELLMLFFGLCMLICIVKAVSTFHWRYIAGALFAFTLSFLCKENGILLLFIAPLLPFIYNQNQWFG
- a CDS encoding leucine-rich repeat domain-containing protein, translating into MRFYSFCLFLLLMFLASFLVFQNGCKKSGKEKEKVNLEEVKAAIQKEADTVNFVLKTAESYLIQMEYTKAKEHFREVKRIAASEVLKQYADEKLAEIDEKIKALPNIEPEPKPEPPTVEWWNGLDKEWQDILNPDSDYIEGEGDYITGEADQKQVTYLFENRLMITMPQKDIADIEPLRPLKKMQVLILTGTKVSSLEPLSEHTKMLSLRFENTPVESLEPVAKMTKLQDLRCSFTPISSLEPVKELISLRYLDASSTKINDIGPIYGLHLLIHLDISHTKVSSLEPIRNIGALETLSCINTPVSDLQYLTKLGLLRILNISGTKVTSLEPLANLKNLEKLYCKNTSITPSEIERFQSLHPTCEVIY
- a CDS encoding ABC transporter ATP-binding protein, coding for MSQSESTKNQNKSGNVLDWQLFKRVVALAKPFKVQFIIATFLALLLAGLSPLRPYLVQLTVDNYILVGDGKGLSRMTMLLVFMLALESVCRYQFGYLTSWLGQSVIKNLRVSVFTHILNFRLRYFDTTPIGTSTTRAINDVEAVNDVFSEGMITIIADLFTIIMVLSIMFYTDWRLTFVCMTTFPLLVYATYLFKEGIKKTFQEVRTQVARMNAFLQEHISGMGVVQIFAAEQQEMDKFKEINQRQTDANIHSIWYYSVFFPAVEIIIATALGLLVWYGAHSVISNYTTLGVLIAFILYLNMLFYPMRMLADKFNTLQMGMVASERVFSVLDRDEKIADTGKLTASFEGNIGFSHVWFSYNDKDWVLRDVNFEVQKGQTLAIVGATGAGKSSIINILNRFYDIQQGTITIDGTDIKDYTLDSLRSNIGLVLQDVFLFSGSVLENITLRNPDINREQVIHAAKMMGADEFIEKLPGGYDYQVMERGATLSMGQRQMISFIRALVFNPRILILDEATSSIDTETEQMVQYAMDKLVQNRTAIIIAHRLSTIQHAHQIIVLDKGKIVEMGNHESLLELNGQYRKLHDTQFGALIEQA
- a CDS encoding MerR family transcriptional regulator; this encodes MALYSIKDIENLSGIKAHTLRIWEQRYNLFKPYRTDTNIRFYTDNELKLILNVVLLSKMGYRIGKIARMSSDDIKKSITHLSKSELKYDTLINELTEAMIDVDEDRFENIISASISQLGLFKTMLRVVYPFLEKIGMMWLTSIITPAQEHFITNLIRQKIIVAIDGQVTKADKDSKHYLLFLPEGELHEISLLFLYYLLKCKNHKITYLGMSVPLADVVEVFKLKQPDGIYTIFTSLPTDDELGAYLGKLSSSFDNSPVFVSGMRLEGYKELPPKNVRLLHKLEEVLELFQISE
- a CDS encoding ribonuclease Z, with protein sequence MTFTVTILGSNSAMPVYDRHPSAQLVNVNENLFLIDCGEGTQMQLQKYGIRYHKINHIFISHLHGDHFHGLLPLLDTFMLTDRKSPLYLFAPPDFLKVLELHQMVSSKGYKPEYPIIFQPVDAGKTGVIFENKHLSISTLPMIHGLPCTGFLLKQKIVDRKMKAGKIQEYQIPFSLIDGIKKGDNFITPSGRVISNQELTEDPPVPRSYAYCSDTSFNENLIPLLKGVDVLYHESTYLEDMQEFAAARGHSTATDAAKIASAAKVQRLYLGHFSSRYEKTDRFLKEARKVFKETCLALEGSVINVLE
- the fumC gene encoding class II fumarate hydratase, which gives rise to MSVPYRTEKDTMGIVLVPANRYWGAQTQRSSQNFTIGGQKMPVEIIRAYAILKKAAAFANVICDEFSAEKANLIATVCDEISAGKLDDEFPLVVWQTGSGTQTNMNVNEVIANRAHVLSGGLLTDEKKILHPNDDVNKSQSSNDTFPTAMHIAAYSLIVEHTIPNIEELRNVLKQKSEEFMKVVKIGRTHFMDATPLTLGQEFSGYVSQLDHSLRTIRHTLHHLSELALGGSAVGTGINVPKGYAEEVAGQIAQLTGHPFITAENKFEALAAHDAVVAASGALKTMAVSLMKIANDIRILASGPRSGIGEITIPENEPGSSIMPGKVNPTQSEAMTMVCAQVMGNDVAINVGGCSGHFELNVFKPMMIYNLLQSARLLGDAAGSFSKHCAVGIQPNYAAIKKHLQNSLMLVTALNTKIGYDNAAKIAKTAHAEGKTLKEVAMQLGLLTSEQFDEWVVPENMVGPV
- a CDS encoding dCTP deaminase; its protein translation is MILSDKMIMEHIRKGSIVIEPFRHECLGTNSYDVHLSRYLAVYKNRVLDARKHNEIEEMIIPPEGLILQPGTLYLGVTEEYTETHEHVPFLEGKSSIGRLGIDIHATAGKGDVGFCNTWTLEISCVQPVKVYAGMPVGQLIYFTIEGEINNLYHKKMNAKYTKRTLKPVESMMWKNTF
- the udk gene encoding uridine kinase, with product MLVVGIAGGTGSGKTTVVRKIVDLLPENRVIVLPQDNYYRDNSHLPLAERHLLNFDHPASIEFELLVEHVTLLKSGQPIHMPFYSYLTCTRQHETLLIQPNDVLIVEGILIMTDENLRNCMDIKVYVDADADDRLIRCISRDILERGRSIKQVLDRYEKTVKPMHQQFIEPTKRFADIIVPQGGNNDVAINVISSMIRLHLHNRD